A section of the Glandiceps talaboti chromosome 8, keGlaTala1.1, whole genome shotgun sequence genome encodes:
- the LOC144439299 gene encoding neuromedin-U receptor 2-like, whose protein sequence is MLTSNGTLPEKSNGSNSLHWLNTTLGCVGLVGIAGNFLVCVVFLKIRKLRTLTNYLIVHQAVIDLITSLLIVPYYLGPQVIYTSDTLGGEIFCRVWKSAYLIWTCFLASALNLVVITLERYCAIVYPFYHEFMFTDRRVIAMLITEWIIAAAFKSFNVYVQNFDHGHCKPGKAWRSPEFGRFVGISNVFAQYLVPLLVMSVAYSRCIYILITKKSGADVTTSEDQTRENSMKRASQNVLKMLILVFLAYAICWGPPQITFLVFCFGVKIDFGGLFYNAGVVLGFVNTAINPFIYALKYKQFQKGLKHVFCSRWTNTVEDSFGLDQSSSRQA, encoded by the coding sequence ATGCTTACAAGTAATGGAACTCTTCCTGAGAAGTCAAACGGCTCGAATTCGCTACACTGGTTGAACACGACTTTGGGATGCGTTGGTCTGGTGGGTATCGCTGGTaatttccttgtctgtgttgtATTTCTGAAGATACGAAAGCTTCGAACGTTAACCAATTATCTGATAGTTCACCAGGCTGTAATCGACCTCATAACGTCCCTACTCATTGTTCCCTATTACCTCGGGCCACAAGTTATCTATACATCTGACACACTCGGGGGAGAAATCTTTTGTCGTGTCTGGAAGTCCGCCTATTTGATTTGGACCTGTTTTCTGGCATCTGCTCTTAACCTTGTGGTAATTACATTAGAACGATACTGTGCTATTGTCTATCCTTTTTACCATGAGTTCATGTTCACCGACAGAAGAGTAATTGCCATGTTGATCACGGAATGGATAATTGCTGCCGCCTTCAAGTCGTTCAATGTCTACGTGCAGAACTTTGACCATGGTCATTGTAAACCCGGGAAAGCTTGGCGTTCTCCCGAATTCGGAAGGTTCGTCGGTATTAGTAATGTTTTCGCACAGTACTTAGTCCCTCTTCTTGTGATGTCAGTGGCTTACAGTCGATGCATCTATATACTAATAACAAAGAAGTCGGGAGCTGATGTCACTACCTCGGAAGATCAAACTCGAGAAAACTCGATGAAACGTGCAAGTCAGAACGTCTTAAAGATGTTAATCCTCGTCTTTCTAGCGTACGCAATATGTTGGGGTCCACCACAGATAACATTTCTCGTATTCTGTTTTGGTGTGAAGATTGATTTTGGTGGTCTATTTTACAATGCTGGTGTAGTTCTTGGATTTGTCAACACGGCGATCAATCCCTTCATATATGCCTTAAAgtataaacagtttcaaaaagGATTGAAACATGTATTTTGTTCGCGATGGACTAACACGGTAGAAGATTCGTTTGGCCTTGATCAGTCATCTAGTAGGCAAGCATAG